TTGCCCAGATAAATCCTAAAATGCCGCGCACCCATGGTGATGGCTTTTTGCATGTGTCAGAAATCAACCTATGTGTTGAGTGTCATGACGAATTACCGGAATTGGATTATGGCGGCAGTGCTGGTCTGATTGAAAGTAAAATAGGGCAATATTGTGCCTCTTTGATTGAGGATGGATCCACCCTCCAAATGGGGATTGGAACCATTCCCGATGCAGTAATGGATCAACTTGTACACCACAAAGATTTGGGAGTTCATACAGAAATGTTTTCTGATGGTGTAATGGAGTTGCTGAAAAAAGGAGTGATCACCAATCGCTACAAAAAGAAACACCGGCGCAAAGTGATTTCCAGCTTCGCCGTTGGAAGCAGACGCCTGTATGATTTTATGGACGACAATCCTCTTTTCTCCTTTCATGAATCCGACTATGTCAACGATGCGTACATCATTAGCAAAAACCCAAAGGTCGCCGCCATCAACGGTGCCATTGAAGTGGACATTACAGGTCAGGTTTGTGCAGATTCCATTGGTACCTATCAGTTTAGTGGTGTGGGTGGCCAAATGGATTTTATGAAAGGCGCTGCCATGTCAGAAGGCGGAAAACCCATCATTGCCATTTCTTCCACCACCAGTAGAGGAGAATCCAAAATTGTTCCTTTCATTCAAGCAGGTGGGGGAATTGTAAGCACAAGGGCACATGTGCATTATATTGTCACTGAATACGGAATTGCAAATTTGTATGGAAAAAATTTAGAGCAACGCGCGGTTTCATTGACTCAAATTGCACATCCCGATCACAGAGAGTATCTGGATCGCGAGATTAGACAACGATTTGGCAGAAAAATATTTAATACCTAAATTTAATTATTTTGCAGGAACATTTTTTTCAAAACGCCAACAAATATGCCATCTGGTTTTGACATAGGTAGCATTCAAATATGGCCATTGCTTGCCGGTCTTGGCTTGTTCTTGTTTGGACTAAGTGTTATTGAGGAATCTCTTGGAATCCTCATCGGCAGGCATGTCAAAAACTTCTTGCGCACCCACACCAGGAATCCGATCAAAGCGGTATTGACGGGTGCGGCAGTGACGGCTATCCTGCAAAGCTCTACTCTTGTGACCCTATTGGTCATGTCATTTACAAGTGCCGGCATCATTGCCTTAAAAAGTGGAATCGGAATCATCCTTGGAGCCAATCTAGGGACCACATTTACCGGATGGCTGATCTCTTTGCTCGGATTTAAACTCAATATTCAGGAAGCTGTTTTACCGCTACTGGCCATTGGTGGTTTGGGAACTCTATTGATTAAGTCATCCGTATTTAATCAACTGTGTCGTTTTCTGATGGGATTTAGTTTTATGTTTCTCGGCCTGGGTTATATGAAAGATGGATTCGCAGAATTCGCTGCGACCATTGATTTTGGAATATTAGAAGGGCAGCCCATGGTCTATCTGTTGGTTTTTGGTTTTTTTCTTGCTGCCATGTTGCATTCAAGTTCAGCCTGCATGGTTATTTATTTATCGGTTTTATCGGCAGGATTGATTGATCTTACACAAGCTTTTTATCTGGTGATTGGATCCGATTTGGGAACTACCATGACCGGATTGGTGGGAACGGTCGGAGGCAATTCCATCAGGAAAAGAACCGGATGGGCTCAGTTTTATATCAATCTCATCAGTGGAACACTTGCTATTTTTATGATGAACCCATTGAGCCAATTGATTGTAGAAATTATGATGATAAAGGATCCTTTGATTTCCCTGGTGACTTTTCACAGCATTTTCAATACCATTGGAATTTTGACTATATTACCATTCCTGGCAAAATTTACTCAGTTGCTTGAAAAAAATATTAGCTCAAAAAAACACAGCAGATTAAAATTTGTCGCAGAAATAAATCCAAAAGAATCTCTTTCTTCTTTGTTTGGCTTAGAAAAAGAAGTGTCTCATTTTGTAGAGCAAACGATTGTTATCAACAAAACATTAATTGACTCGGCTGACAAAAATACAGACAACCACCATCTTTACTCTGAGCTTAAAAAATATGAGAATGAACTGAATCAATTTGTTTTAAAAATTCAAAGGAATCACCTCAATGATTCAGAAGCCAAAAGGTATGAAATGCTCTCTTCTTCTTTAAGGTATTCTACCCTTTCTGCCAAAGACATCAAGGATGTTTTGCACAATTTGGAATATATTAAAGATTCAGAAGATCCGCTTCTGATTCAGTTTTATCTAAAGCTTTTTCAGCTCCAATCTGAGTTTTACATCCGTATTTCAAGTTATTTGAAAGAACAAGATGAATACTCCAGAAATTTGGAAGTAATAAAATCAAATATCAAAAGAATCCACCATCTTTTGTCAGAAAGCATGGTTGTTCTGTCTGAATCCATTACATACAATCTGGATTATTCTTCAATCATGAATTTAATGCATGAGATCAACAATTCAAATGAATACCTGTATAGGTCTATTGAATTGTTGTCAGAAGTCAAACTAGTTTCATCCAATTCCTCAAATGCAACCATACCGGCTTAATCAGAATGAAGTACTTGAGCAGTTTGAAACTTCTGCCAATGGACTTACAGATGCGGAGGCGGAGGAAAGACTATCCCGACAAGGTCCCAATAAAATTGAAGCCCATAAAAAATCACCGATCCTTTGGATGTTCTTCAGGCAGTTTGCCGATTTCATCATTCTTGTACTGATCGTAGCCGCTGTGATGTCAGGTTGGATCGGTGATCTGGCTGATGCCCTGATTATTTTGATCATCGTCGTTCTCAATGCGACCGTTGGATTTGTTCAGGAGTACAAGGCAGACAGGGCTTTGGAAGCTTTAAAAAAAATGGCGGTTCTTCATTCGAAAGTGATTAGAAATGGAGAAGTCAAAGATTTACTTTCAGAGTCATTGGTGACAGGAGATCTTGTATTGCTTGAATCCGGCAATTCTGTTCCGGCTGATCTGCGTTTATTGGAGGCCCATGGTCTGAAATTGGATGAATCTTCTCTGACAGGCGAGTCCGTCGGCGTCGATAAAATCGCTGAGCAAATTCTGGAGGAGCATGTCGAGTTGGGTGATATGCGCAATCTTGCATATAAAGGTACGACCGTTACAAACGGACGAGCCAAAGGAGTGGTGATTGCTACCGGTATGAATACAGAGTTGGGACGTATTGCGTCTATGTTACAATTGAAAGAATCAGATACTCCCCTTAAAATTCGCATGAAGGAATTTGGAAAGAAATTATCATTCTTTATTATTCTGATTTGTTTTCTGATCTTTTTAGTGGGTATCTTGAGGGGAGAAAATTTGGTGGCCATGTTGTTGATTTCGATAAGTCTTGCCGTAGCTGCCATTCCTGAAGCTTTACCCGCCCTGATCACCGTCTCTTTGGCCAATGGTGCCAGGCGAATGGTCAGAAAAAATGCCCTGATCCGCAAGTTGCCGGCGGTAGAAACCCTCGGATCAGTTTCTATCATATGCACAGACAAAACGGGCACGCTGACATTAAATAAAATGAAAGTCCTCCATCACCACATACAGGATGGAGCAGAGCTGGAGAATATTCCCTTGCTATGGCTGGGTGTCTCATTAAATCAAGATGTGCAGATCGACGCGAATGGACAAATGATGGGAGATTCAACAGAACTGGCCATGGTAACAGAATTCATCCAACAATTTGGTTTAGAAAAACATCAGCAGCTCAGAGCTACATTTCCAAGAAGCCTGGAAATTCCTTTTGACTCTGAGCGAAAATTAATGACTACCATTCACAGAGCGAATGAAAAATACTTGGTGGTTTGCAAAGGAGCCATTGAAGCGATCATTCAACAATCCTCTATCCGTCCTGAACTGTCTTCTGAATTACAAAAAATAGCGGATGCATGGGCTTCAACCGGCCACCGTGTTATCGCATTTGCGTATAAGATGATCGATGCCTTGCCCGATGATAAAAATAAAACGTCATTGGAATCCAATTTGATTCCCTGCGGTCTTTTGGCCATGATGGATCCTCCCAGGCCAGAAGTTTTAAATGCAATTGATGAATGTAAAAAGGCCGGTGTGAAAACGATTATGATCACAGGAGATCACCTTTTGACAGCAAATGCCATCGCTCATCATATTGGATTGGTAAATGAAAGAAGTAGATCTGTTTCAGGAAAAGAACTATCTGCGATGACAGAGGAAGAATTCATGGAAACAGTTGAAAAAATAAGCGTTTATGCCAGGGTGTCTCCGGAACAAAAACTAAAAATCATCAGAACCCTTCAGAAAAAGGGACATTTTGTGGCCATGACTGGAGATGGCGTCAACGACGCTCCTTCTTTGAAGGCTGCTG
This window of the Saprospiraceae bacterium genome carries:
- a CDS encoding Na/Pi symporter; translation: MPSGFDIGSIQIWPLLAGLGLFLFGLSVIEESLGILIGRHVKNFLRTHTRNPIKAVLTGAAVTAILQSSTLVTLLVMSFTSAGIIALKSGIGIILGANLGTTFTGWLISLLGFKLNIQEAVLPLLAIGGLGTLLIKSSVFNQLCRFLMGFSFMFLGLGYMKDGFAEFAATIDFGILEGQPMVYLLVFGFFLAAMLHSSSACMVIYLSVLSAGLIDLTQAFYLVIGSDLGTTMTGLVGTVGGNSIRKRTGWAQFYINLISGTLAIFMMNPLSQLIVEIMMIKDPLISLVTFHSIFNTIGILTILPFLAKFTQLLEKNISSKKHSRLKFVAEINPKESLSSLFGLEKEVSHFVEQTIVINKTLIDSADKNTDNHHLYSELKKYENELNQFVLKIQRNHLNDSEAKRYEMLSSSLRYSTLSAKDIKDVLHNLEYIKDSEDPLLIQFYLKLFQLQSEFYIRISSYLKEQDEYSRNLEVIKSNIKRIHHLLSESMVVLSESITYNLDYSSIMNLMHEINNSNEYLYRSIELLSEVKLVSSNSSNATIPA
- a CDS encoding acetyl-CoA hydrolase/transferase family protein — its product is MNPKMVSPREAIDHIKSNQRIFVHGSAATPGSLLRALEGRASELRAVEIVSLTTLGEMPLAKPEYSDSFYFNSVFVSANIRHLVNSGMGSYIPVFLSEIPILFRKKILPIDVSLIHVSPPDAHGYCSLGVSVDIAMAAVKSSSFVIAQINPKMPRTHGDGFLHVSEINLCVECHDELPELDYGGSAGLIESKIGQYCASLIEDGSTLQMGIGTIPDAVMDQLVHHKDLGVHTEMFSDGVMELLKKGVITNRYKKKHRRKVISSFAVGSRRLYDFMDDNPLFSFHESDYVNDAYIISKNPKVAAINGAIEVDITGQVCADSIGTYQFSGVGGQMDFMKGAAMSEGGKPIIAISSTTSRGESKIVPFIQAGGGIVSTRAHVHYIVTEYGIANLYGKNLEQRAVSLTQIAHPDHREYLDREIRQRFGRKIFNT
- a CDS encoding cation-translocating P-type ATPase — protein: MQPYRLNQNEVLEQFETSANGLTDAEAEERLSRQGPNKIEAHKKSPILWMFFRQFADFIILVLIVAAVMSGWIGDLADALIILIIVVLNATVGFVQEYKADRALEALKKMAVLHSKVIRNGEVKDLLSESLVTGDLVLLESGNSVPADLRLLEAHGLKLDESSLTGESVGVDKIAEQILEEHVELGDMRNLAYKGTTVTNGRAKGVVIATGMNTELGRIASMLQLKESDTPLKIRMKEFGKKLSFFIILICFLIFLVGILRGENLVAMLLISISLAVAAIPEALPALITVSLANGARRMVRKNALIRKLPAVETLGSVSIICTDKTGTLTLNKMKVLHHHIQDGAELENIPLLWLGVSLNQDVQIDANGQMMGDSTELAMVTEFIQQFGLEKHQQLRATFPRSLEIPFDSERKLMTTIHRANEKYLVVCKGAIEAIIQQSSIRPELSSELQKIADAWASTGHRVIAFAYKMIDALPDDKNKTSLESNLIPCGLLAMMDPPRPEVLNAIDECKKAGVKTIMITGDHLLTANAIAHHIGLVNERSRSVSGKELSAMTEEEFMETVEKISVYARVSPEQKLKIIRTLQKKGHFVAMTGDGVNDAPSLKAADIGVAMGISGTDVSKESADMVLLDDRFGTIVSAIKEGRRIYDNIRKFVRYIMTCNSAEIWTLFLAPFVGLPIPLLPVHILWINLVTDGLPGLALAGERAEKDIMSRPPRPATESLFAQGIGLHIVWVGILMAGLTLGVQAWSVHQKMENWQTMVFTVLAFLQLAHALSIRGERTYLFKQGIFTNKWMIIAILFTFLLQLMVIYHPFMNRIFKTQPLDLNQLLICIGVAAVLFHAVEIEKWIKYLIRKRNHSM